One part of the Cyanobacteriota bacterium genome encodes these proteins:
- a CDS encoding AAA family ATPase: MQTIDDLSKLLDVLPDAIRTRLEVHPRRDSLVEVVMDLGRQPEARFFDGSEYLLDTPITQEDLQYCVDRLGDFGGDNRAGIERTLHRISAIRNRRGTIIGLTCRVGRAVFGTIGLIRDLVESGRSILMLGRPGVGKTTALREIARLLADDLNKRVVIIDTSNEIAGDGDIPHPAIGRARRMQVAQPELQHQVMVEAVENHMPEVIVIDEIGTELEALAARTIAERGVQLVGTAHGNRIANLIKNPTLCDLIGGIQSVTLGDEEARRRGSQKSVLERKAPPTFDIAVEMLERQKWVIHEQVAETVDDLLRGRQPNPPIRTVDENGKIITTYEVTPQPEASLTPTPTGWRTSGRMIPLPSTHGRDDRRRSSTTFSHSQKDTNLPSITTIPSDEMHFAELLETSLGGPDEANLALADTSENLASNSASPLPAHGFGPNGEDLPLHIYPYGVSRNHLDQVIRTLNLPIALTKDIDCADAVLALRSHVKNHAKLRQLAKTRQLPIYTMKSNTIPQIAHTLRRLLDIDEPETLTANDLSLLYQGRDEDEIEALEETRLAVEQIVIPKGQPVELLPRSARVRKMQHELVEHYHLRSNSFGDEPNRRIRIYPA; this comes from the coding sequence ATGCAAACGATCGACGATTTGTCCAAGCTGCTAGACGTTCTCCCTGATGCGATTCGCACCCGCTTAGAGGTGCACCCGCGACGAGATAGCCTCGTGGAAGTAGTCATGGATTTAGGACGACAACCAGAGGCCCGTTTTTTTGACGGCTCGGAATATTTGCTGGATACACCGATTACCCAGGAAGACTTGCAGTATTGTGTTGATCGCCTAGGAGATTTTGGCGGTGACAACCGAGCTGGCATTGAACGCACCCTACATCGCATTAGTGCTATTCGTAATCGCCGGGGTACGATTATCGGCCTGACGTGCCGCGTGGGGCGGGCAGTGTTTGGGACGATCGGCCTCATTCGTGACCTAGTAGAGAGTGGACGCTCCATTCTCATGTTGGGCCGCCCTGGTGTCGGTAAAACGACAGCACTTAGAGAAATAGCCCGCCTGCTGGCCGATGATCTTAACAAACGAGTTGTGATTATTGATACCTCTAACGAAATTGCCGGTGATGGCGATATTCCTCATCCAGCGATTGGACGTGCCCGCCGTATGCAAGTAGCTCAGCCAGAGCTGCAACACCAAGTCATGGTTGAAGCAGTAGAAAACCACATGCCAGAGGTAATCGTGATTGATGAAATTGGCACAGAACTGGAAGCACTGGCAGCTCGCACGATCGCAGAGCGCGGCGTGCAGCTAGTAGGTACAGCCCATGGCAACCGTATTGCTAATTTGATTAAAAACCCTACCTTGTGTGATTTGATTGGCGGCATTCAGTCCGTAACTCTGGGAGACGAGGAAGCACGGCGACGAGGTAGCCAAAAGAGTGTGCTTGAGCGAAAAGCACCACCAACGTTTGACATTGCGGTAGAAATGCTAGAGCGCCAGAAGTGGGTTATTCATGAGCAAGTAGCAGAGACGGTCGATGACTTGCTGCGGGGACGACAACCTAACCCCCCCATTCGCACCGTAGATGAGAACGGCAAGATTATCACTACCTATGAGGTTACACCGCAACCTGAAGCTAGCCTAACCCCTACTCCTACGGGATGGCGAACTTCTGGTCGTATGATCCCGCTGCCATCAACCCATGGTCGAGACGATCGCCGACGATCGTCAACCACGTTCAGCCATAGCCAGAAAGACACCAACCTACCTAGCATTACAACCATACCCAGTGATGAAATGCACTTCGCCGAGTTACTGGAGACATCACTAGGCGGGCCTGACGAGGCTAATTTGGCATTAGCAGATACCTCTGAAAATCTCGCATCCAACAGTGCTAGTCCATTACCAGCTCATGGGTTTGGCCCCAACGGAGAAGACCTACCTCTTCACATCTACCCCTATGGCGTTAGCCGTAATCATCTTGACCAAGTAATTCGCACCTTAAATTTACCCATTGCCCTCACAAAAGACATTGACTGCGCAGATGCCGTTCTTGCTTTGCGCTCCCACGTCAAAAACCATGCCAAACTTCGCCAACTTGCTAAAACTCGCCAGCTTCCTATCTACACGATGAAGTCCAATACAATTCCTCAAATTGCCCATACTCTACGGCGGCTATTGGATATTGACGAACCAGAAACTCTGACTGCCAATGATTTGAGCTTGCTCTATCAGGGCCGAGATGAGGATGAGATTGAAGCTTTAGAAGAAACTAGGTTAGCTGTGGAACAAATTGTGATTCCTAAAGGGCAGCCTGTTGAGCTATTACCTCGCTCTGCTCGTGTTCGCAAGATGCAACATGAACTGGTAGAGCATTATCACTTGCGCTCAAACAGCTTTGGCGACGAACCTAACCGACGCATCCGAATTTATCCAGCGTAA
- a CDS encoding 4Fe-4S ferredoxin — protein MNRTYHPLRSLQAGHWFKLICGASFQHLPIVRNLALACTLAGVDCIDVSADSAVVLAAWEGIQAAQSFLEQARDRGIQTHGSPWVMVSLNDGEDPHFRKAQFDAATCPPDCPRPCEAICPTQAIVASQSSSYAYHSRATLTEGVIASRCYGCGRCVTQCPYERISTYSYVTSPSAIAPLVLEGVDALEIHTQPGRFVEFCRLWQAILPWVGHLKVIAISCPDGDGVVDYLRSLYAVMAPLPCPLIWQTDGRPMSGDIGNGTTHAAIQLGQRVLAAKLPGYVQLAGGTNGYTVKKLRELGLLPDITKSQPSAATPSALQNTHPISSPAHIAGIAYGSYLRSLLAPIFDKLDAIGIVQVNHYPLSSNAYVDTPIHLSKPASTHLEAYPELLWEAVRIAHSLVKQLKHQSPVVSS, from the coding sequence GTGAATCGGACGTACCATCCTCTACGATCGTTACAAGCAGGTCACTGGTTCAAGCTAATCTGTGGAGCCAGTTTTCAACATCTCCCTATTGTGCGAAACTTAGCACTGGCCTGTACATTAGCGGGTGTTGACTGCATTGATGTATCTGCTGATTCTGCGGTGGTTCTTGCTGCTTGGGAAGGGATACAGGCTGCACAATCATTTTTAGAGCAAGCCCGCGATCGTGGCATTCAGACCCACGGGTCTCCCTGGGTCATGGTTAGCCTAAACGATGGTGAAGATCCCCATTTTCGCAAGGCTCAATTTGATGCCGCTACCTGCCCCCCTGATTGTCCCCGACCTTGTGAAGCAATCTGCCCAACCCAGGCAATAGTTGCTAGCCAGTCCTCTAGCTATGCATATCACTCTAGGGCTACCTTAACGGAAGGAGTTATTGCCAGCCGATGTTATGGCTGCGGTCGGTGTGTAACTCAGTGCCCCTATGAGCGGATTAGCACCTACTCCTATGTCACCTCACCATCGGCGATCGCCCCCCTAGTGCTAGAAGGTGTGGATGCTCTGGAAATTCACACCCAACCCGGCCGATTTGTTGAATTCTGTAGACTATGGCAGGCAATTTTACCCTGGGTAGGCCATCTCAAGGTGATAGCCATCAGTTGCCCTGATGGTGATGGAGTAGTGGACTATTTGCGATCGTTGTATGCCGTAATGGCTCCATTGCCCTGCCCTCTAATTTGGCAAACCGATGGACGACCCATGAGTGGCGATATTGGTAATGGCACAACCCATGCCGCAATCCAGCTAGGACAACGGGTACTCGCAGCCAAGTTACCAGGCTATGTCCAACTAGCGGGTGGCACGAATGGCTACACTGTCAAAAAGCTGCGAGAGTTAGGCTTACTGCCCGATATTACAAAGAGCCAACCTAGTGCTGCTACACCTTCAGCATTGCAGAATACCCACCCAATATCATCTCCTGCTCATATCGCTGGCATCGCTTATGGCAGTTATCTGAGGTCACTGCTTGCCCCTATCTTCGATAAACTAGATGCCATTGGAATAGTTCAAGTAAACCATTATCCCCTATCTAGCAATGCCTATGTTGATACACCAATCCATCTGTCTAAACCAGCTTCAACCCACTTGGAAGCCTATCCTGAGTTGTTGTGGGAAGCCGTTAGGATTGCCCACTCGTTAGTTAAGCAACTAAAGCATCAGTCTCCTGTGGTAAGCAGTTGA
- the hemJ gene encoding protoporphyrinogen oxidase HemJ, whose protein sequence is MAYFWFKAFHIIGVVVWFAGLFYLVRLFIYHVEADQQPEPARGILKSQYELMERRLYDIITTPGMVITVAMAIGLLYTQPDWLKQGWMHLKLGFVVVLLGYHFYCQRLMKQLAAGECRWGSKQLRAFNEAPTVLLLVIVLLVVFKNNLPLDVTTGVVAAAIVLMAVTIQLYARKRRLDQERLAAELSEMSSGAEG, encoded by the coding sequence ATGGCTTACTTTTGGTTCAAGGCGTTCCACATCATCGGCGTTGTTGTTTGGTTCGCTGGTTTATTTTATCTGGTGCGTCTGTTTATCTACCATGTTGAGGCAGATCAACAACCAGAACCTGCTAGGGGTATTCTCAAAAGCCAGTACGAGCTGATGGAACGTCGGCTGTATGACATTATTACGACACCAGGCATGGTGATTACGGTGGCCATGGCTATAGGGTTGCTGTATACCCAACCAGACTGGCTTAAGCAGGGGTGGATGCACTTGAAGTTAGGCTTTGTAGTTGTGCTGCTTGGTTATCATTTCTACTGCCAACGTCTTATGAAACAGTTAGCGGCTGGAGAATGCCGCTGGGGTAGCAAGCAACTGCGGGCATTTAATGAAGCGCCAACTGTGTTGTTGTTGGTGATTGTATTGCTAGTCGTGTTCAAGAATAACTTGCCGTTGGATGTGACTACTGGTGTGGTAGCAGCTGCGATCGTGCTAATGGCGGTTACAATTCAACTTTATGCCCGTAAACGTCGCCTGGATCAAGAGCGTCTAGCTGCTGAGCTGTCAGAAATGTCTTCAGGGGCTGAAGGTTAG
- a CDS encoding homocysteine biosynthesis protein: MRTLADINDKIVRRQAVVWTVEELKARVADMGITKVAQTVDVITTGTFEPVESAGAILNLGHTDPPIKIRQCWLDGVLAYAGFGAVDLYLGATQVAEGTDDSSDRGGGHVIADLIAGKSVQLRAVGYATDCYPRDSFRTTITKDSINQFYLFNPRSLHQNFIVGVNGGDRPLFTYLGPLQPHLGNAVYANPGALSPLLNDPDLQLIGIGTRVFLGGGVGYVAWEGTQHFPLQKRLPNRTPIGPAATLALIGDAKQMSPQWVRGCYFKNYGPSLMLGIGIPLPVLYEEVVAHCAVQDQDIVAPVVDFSIPRRVRPTFGLVTYAQLKSGRIIIDNKPVRVAPLASLYLSRQVALTLKQQIESGQFTLTAAVAPLPVDRGFIPQDAWGSQLTLG; this comes from the coding sequence ATGCGAACCTTAGCCGATATTAACGATAAAATCGTGCGCCGACAAGCAGTCGTCTGGACTGTAGAAGAGCTAAAGGCACGAGTAGCTGATATGGGGATCACCAAGGTAGCTCAAACCGTAGATGTGATTACTACAGGCACCTTTGAACCAGTAGAATCAGCCGGAGCAATTCTTAATCTTGGTCATACGGATCCACCCATTAAAATTCGACAATGTTGGCTTGATGGAGTATTGGCCTATGCTGGCTTTGGTGCAGTGGACTTATATTTGGGTGCAACCCAAGTGGCAGAAGGTACTGATGATAGTAGCGATCGGGGTGGCGGCCATGTTATTGCTGACTTAATTGCAGGTAAATCTGTGCAACTGCGAGCTGTAGGCTATGCTACAGATTGCTATCCCCGTGATTCGTTCCGAACTACCATCACCAAGGACAGCATTAATCAGTTTTATTTATTTAATCCTCGTAGTCTGCACCAAAACTTCATTGTGGGTGTCAATGGTGGCGATCGACCCCTATTTACCTATCTCGGCCCATTACAGCCTCATCTAGGCAACGCTGTGTATGCTAACCCCGGCGCTCTCTCACCGCTGTTAAATGATCCAGATTTGCAACTAATTGGCATTGGCACTCGAGTTTTTTTAGGCGGTGGCGTTGGCTATGTAGCGTGGGAAGGCACTCAACACTTTCCGTTACAGAAGCGGTTGCCTAATCGCACACCGATCGGCCCTGCTGCCACCCTAGCCTTGATTGGGGATGCCAAGCAAATGTCTCCTCAATGGGTGCGGGGATGCTATTTCAAAAACTATGGGCCATCGCTAATGCTGGGCATTGGAATTCCTCTGCCAGTTCTCTATGAAGAGGTTGTTGCTCACTGTGCAGTACAGGATCAGGATATAGTTGCTCCAGTTGTCGATTTTTCTATTCCACGTCGTGTGCGCCCTACCTTTGGCCTCGTGACCTATGCCCAGTTAAAATCAGGACGGATCATAATCGACAACAAACCGGTACGAGTTGCTCCGCTAGCTAGTCTTTACTTATCGCGACAAGTGGCGTTAACGCTGAAGCAACAAATTGAATCTGGTCAATTTACCTTGACCGCAGCCGTTGCACCCCTGCCAGTTGACCGTGGCTTTATCCCCCAAGATGCTTGGGGATCACAGCTTACTCTAGGGTAA